From Myxococcus stipitatus, one genomic window encodes:
- a CDS encoding PaaI family thioesterase, giving the protein MSDSPSGPPSRPSQADLDRYATLFNQSLTLRHFGAHLAFPEGRKVVITLPEIRPEHRGGVGSAAAVNGGILAALFDLAIGTSGALVDPSRRCATVQLSMSFERPVTGDHLRVEAEIDSQGLTLLFATARVYDAQGRMCARCQGVVRLSNLPWASGESPAVN; this is encoded by the coding sequence ATGTCCGACTCCCCGTCCGGCCCCCCCTCGCGGCCGTCCCAGGCAGACCTGGACCGCTACGCGACCCTCTTCAACCAGAGCCTCACCCTGCGTCACTTCGGCGCGCACCTCGCCTTCCCGGAGGGACGCAAGGTCGTCATCACCCTGCCCGAAATCCGCCCGGAGCACCGCGGCGGGGTGGGCAGCGCCGCGGCCGTCAACGGCGGCATCCTCGCGGCCCTCTTCGACCTGGCCATCGGCACCAGCGGCGCGTTGGTGGACCCCAGCCGCCGGTGCGCCACGGTGCAGCTGTCCATGAGCTTCGAGCGCCCCGTCACCGGCGACCACCTGCGCGTGGAAGCCGAAATCGACAGCCAGGGCCTCACCCTCCTCTTCGCCACAGCCCGCGTGTACGACGCACAGGGGCGGATGTGCGCCCGCTGCCAGGGCGTCGTCCGCCTCTCCAACCTCCCCTGGGCCTCGGGGGAAAGCCCCGCCGTCAACTGA
- a CDS encoding RNA polymerase sigma factor, protein MGAAVQGLRMTVRLSREAEEPMEEPARAGDEEALARRALAGDRSAWDALVARHHRRVVVSLLARGVRVDRAHELAQETWARLIQQQQRGLLTELRLPNLALTQAAFLAADDARRARRESIAGAVEELPERQHPVDPSVSAERRLLSEEQLSRAHAALAQVSPSARSVFLLACDGQELPHAEVAARVGLSVQRVRQILCEVRKKLRTALEEESHA, encoded by the coding sequence ATGGGCGCAGCCGTGCAGGGCCTGCGGATGACGGTTCGACTGTCGAGGGAAGCCGAGGAGCCGATGGAGGAGCCGGCGCGCGCGGGGGATGAAGAAGCCCTGGCGCGCCGGGCCCTGGCTGGCGACCGCTCGGCCTGGGACGCGCTGGTTGCGCGCCACCACCGCCGGGTCGTGGTATCGCTCCTCGCCCGAGGCGTCCGGGTGGACCGGGCGCATGAGCTGGCCCAGGAGACCTGGGCCCGGCTCATCCAACAACAGCAGCGTGGGCTGCTGACGGAGCTGCGCCTGCCCAACCTCGCCCTCACCCAGGCGGCCTTCCTGGCCGCGGACGATGCCCGCCGCGCCCGGCGCGAGTCCATCGCCGGGGCGGTGGAGGAGCTTCCCGAACGGCAGCACCCGGTGGACCCTTCCGTCTCCGCCGAGCGTCGTCTCCTGTCGGAAGAGCAGCTTTCCCGCGCCCACGCCGCGCTCGCCCAGGTGTCGCCGAGCGCGCGGAGCGTTTTCCTCCTGGCCTGCGATGGCCAGGAGCTCCCCCATGCCGAAGTCGCCGCGCGCGTCGGCCTGTCCGTGCAGCGCGTACGACAGATCCTGTGCGAGGTCCGCAAGAAGCTGCGGACCGCGCTCGAGGAGGAATCCCATGCTTAA
- a CDS encoding zf-HC2 domain-containing protein, whose protein sequence is MLKPHLTRDLAEQYILGALAPEKAAALEDHTLECEPCALLLQEEALLSEQLNEVAQAFPREDRVVRPARWDVRRAATGAAVAALAAAAALILLARVDAGGSGASAPLVLETRPPSVALGEEAAPTNMVACPDLATQETCTRKAAERGLLVMNPWGTAEVPRYEARTGLPEGALSARQPVSL, encoded by the coding sequence ATGCTTAAGCCCCACCTGACCCGCGACCTCGCGGAGCAATACATCCTGGGCGCGCTCGCCCCGGAGAAGGCGGCGGCGCTCGAGGACCACACGCTGGAGTGTGAGCCGTGCGCCCTGCTGCTTCAGGAAGAGGCCCTCCTCTCCGAACAGCTCAACGAGGTGGCGCAGGCCTTCCCCCGGGAGGACCGGGTCGTCCGCCCCGCCCGCTGGGACGTGCGCCGCGCGGCGACGGGCGCGGCCGTGGCGGCGCTGGCGGCGGCGGCCGCGCTCATCCTGCTGGCGCGCGTGGACGCGGGCGGGAGTGGTGCTTCGGCGCCGCTCGTCCTGGAGACCCGACCGCCCTCGGTGGCGCTGGGCGAGGAGGCCGCTCCGACCAACATGGTGGCCTGTCCGGACCTGGCCACGCAGGAGACCTGCACCCGCAAGGCCGCGGAGCGCGGCCTGCTCGTCATGAATCCCTGGGGCACCGCGGAGGTGCCTCGCTACGAGGCCCGCACGGGCCTCCCCGAGGGCGCGCTCAGCGCCCGCCAGCCCGTGTCGCTGTAA